The Mycobacterium riyadhense sequence AGCACAAGGTCACCAGCGACGAACTCGGCGACTACATTGAACGGGTGACTCGCAACTTCATCAAACACCGCAACGACGGTGAACGCTTCGCGCAGTGGGCAATTCGGGCCGACGAGGACGACCTGCGATGAGCGAGTCGACCAGGCAGACCGAACCCGAGTTGCGTGAGCTGGCCGCGCGCGGCGCAGCCGAACTCGACGGCGCCAACGCCACCGAACTACTGGAGTGGACCGAGCAAACCTTCGGCGGAGTCAACGGGCCCCGCGGGTGGGCGACGTGCAATTACGTGGTGGCGTCCAACATGCAGGACGCGGTGCTGGTGGATCTGGCCGCCAAGGTGCGCCCCGGCGTACCGGTGATGTTCCTGGACACCGGCTATCACTTCGTGGAGACCATCGGCACCCGAGATGCGGTCGAATCCGTTTACGATGTAAGGGTTCTCAACATCACACCGGAGCACACGGTCGCCGAGCAGGATGAATTGCTGGGCAAGGACCTGTTCGCCCGTGATCCCGGCGAATGCTGCCGACTGCGCAAGGTAGTCCCGCTGGGTAAGGCGCTGCGCGGCTATTCCGCATGGGTGACCGGGCTACGCCGGGTCGAGGCGCCGACTCGCGCCAACGCCCCGCTGATCAGTTTCGACGAGGCGTTCAAGCTGGTCAAAATCAACCCGCTGGCAGCGTGGACCGATCAGGACATACAGGACTACATCGCCGAGCACGATGTGCTGGTCAATCCGCTTGTCTACGAAGGCTATCCGTCGATCGGCTGC is a genomic window containing:
- a CDS encoding phosphoadenylyl-sulfate reductase, encoding MSESTRQTEPELRELAARGAAELDGANATELLEWTEQTFGGVNGPRGWATCNYVVASNMQDAVLVDLAAKVRPGVPVMFLDTGYHFVETIGTRDAVESVYDVRVLNITPEHTVAEQDELLGKDLFARDPGECCRLRKVVPLGKALRGYSAWVTGLRRVEAPTRANAPLISFDEAFKLVKINPLAAWTDQDIQDYIAEHDVLVNPLVYEGYPSIGCAPCTAKPAEGADPRSGRWQGLAKTECGLHAS